The nucleotide sequence TCCACGCCTTCGGCAATTAAGTTCAGCCGCATCATGCGGGCCATGCTGATAATCGTCTGGACAATCACCCGATCCCGGGTATTATAAGATATTTCTTGGATAAAGCCTTTATCAATTTTTAAAGTATCAATGGATATCTGCCGCAGGTGGCTGAGGGGAGAGTATCCGGTACCAAAATCGTCGATAGCGATTTTAATTCCCCGCGCTCTGAGCATTTGAATTTTGTTCATTACCGCCTCAACGTTAAGCAGTTGGCTTTCGGTAATCTCCAGTTCTAAATAGCCCGGATCCAGTCCGGTTTCTTCGAGGATAGCGAGCACTTGGTCGCAGAAATTGCTCTGGTTGAACTGGGAAACAGAAATATTCACCGATAGGCGGCTTAAGGTGCAGCCTTGATCGAGCCAAACGCGGAACTGCTGGCAGGCTGCGGTTAAAATCCATTCTCCCAAAGGAACAATCATGCCCGTCTTTTCAGCAAGGGGAATAAACTCCAGCGGTGGAACCATCCCCAGCTCAGGGTGATTCCATCTCACCAAGGCTTCAACGCCGACAATGCGGCATAGTTCTAAATCGATCTGCGGTTGATAGTGCAGTAAAAACTGGGATTGAGCGAACGCGTCTTTCAGGGCAGCCTCCAGTTCGATGCGGCGCATTGACTGAAAACCAAGCGAAGGTGAGTAATACTCATGTGAGCCGCGTCCTCGCTGTTTAGCCTGGTATAGCGCAATTCCGGCGCAGCGGATTGCCGCGTCCGCATTTGGTTCCACATCTGCTAAGAGGCAGATGCCGGCGCTTGCGGTAATGGTTAGGCGCTGATTGCTTACCTCAATCGGCGCAGCAATTTGATGGAGCAGTGTTTGGCAGAACTGCTCTAAATCATTTCGGGTGTTGCGTTTTACTACAATTACAAACTCATCGCCGGCCAGGCGGGCCAAAAAGTCGCTGGGTTTAAGCTGACTGCCCATTCGATCAGTCAATTGGCAGAGCAGGTGATCGCCTAGATCCCGTCCCAGGGAATCATTAATCACTTTGAAGCGATCTAAATCAAGGGCAAATACAGCAGGTACACCGTCATATACTCCTTTACTGATCAGCTGCTGGAGGTGCTGATATAAAAGAATTCGGTTTGGCAGTTTGGTAAGCGGGTCATAAAACTTAATCTCCTCAGGTGACTTCTCAGTCTTAAGCTCACCGCTTACATCGCGAATGATTCCGTGGATTCCCACAACCTTTTTATTGATGAAAATCGGAATCGCCGTCATCTCTGCCGCCAATTTTCTGCCGTCTTTGTGGAGAAAACCGACATGAAAGCGTTTCACACATCCCTGCTTAACCGCAGTCAAGACAGTCGCAAAATTCTCTTGACTGGAAGAGATAATAAGTTCGGTCAAGGGCGTGTTCAGCAGTTCC is from Bacillota bacterium and encodes:
- a CDS encoding EAL domain-containing protein, translating into MTLLNTYEPRYSSFFHNNPDGMFCCAIDTALVEVNAALVTFSGFNREELLNTPLTELIISSSQENFATVLTAVKQGCVKRFHVGFLHKDGRKLAAEMTAIPIFINKKVVGIHGIIRDVSGELKTEKSPEEIKFYDPLTKLPNRILLYQHLQQLISKGVYDGVPAVFALDLDRFKVINDSLGRDLGDHLLCQLTDRMGSQLKPSDFLARLAGDEFVIVVKRNTRNDLEQFCQTLLHQIAAPIEVSNQRLTITASAGICLLADVEPNADAAIRCAGIALYQAKQRGRGSHEYYSPSLGFQSMRRIELEAALKDAFAQSQFLLHYQPQIDLELCRIVGVEALVRWNHPELGMVPPLEFIPLAEKTGMIVPLGEWILTAACQQFRVWLDQGCTLSRLSVNISVSQFNQSNFCDQVLAILEETGLDPGYLELEITESQLLNVEAVMNKIQMLRARGIKIAIDDFGTGYSPLSHLRQISIDTLKIDKGFIQEISYNTRDRVIVQTIISMARMMRLNLIAEGVETHEQLQFLGQYSLREVQGYYFSPPLPNYELEKLLARSM